A region of Rhodamnia argentea isolate NSW1041297 chromosome 9, ASM2092103v1, whole genome shotgun sequence DNA encodes the following proteins:
- the LOC125316482 gene encoding G-type lectin S-receptor-like serine/threonine-protein kinase At4g03230, translating into MSPEYAMGGIFSIKSDVYSFRVLLLEIISGKRNSAHYHENPSSSLVGHVWELWKEGNCAGIVDKSMVDSCSEEEALSGVPVATDAHHHHQATPQDPLDRRQPPVTAAARWRAGKPEAQPGSPVLGPVLCELKLAGSAASSSCLRPPATSSDTVGRVPAAAALNPAGHRPKRPKNRTGIPSPAAVQCSFKD; encoded by the exons ATGTCACCGGAGTATGCAATGGGAGgtatattttcaataaaatccGACGTCTATAGCTTCAGAGTTTTGCTGTTGGAGATCATCAGTGGCAAAAGGAACAGTGCACATTACCATGAAAATCCTTCTTCCAGTTTGGTAGGCCAT GTATGGGAGCTATGGAAGGAAGGAAACTGCGCCGGCATTGTCGACAAGTCGATGGTTGATTCATGCTCCGAAGAGGAGGCCTTGAG CGGCGTTCCAGTCGCCACCGacgcccaccaccaccaccaagcCACCCCTCAGGACCCCCTCGACCGTCGCCAACCGCCCGTCACCGCCGCAGCTCGCTGGAGAGCCGGAAAACCAGAAGCTCAGCCCGGTTCCCCTGTTTTGGGGCCGGTTCTGTGTGAGCTCAAGCTCGCCGGTTCCGCCGCCTCCAGCTCCTGTCTCCGGCCACCTGCAACCTCCTCAGACACCGTTGGACGTGTTCCAGCCGCCGCCGCACTCAAtcccgccggccaccgccccAAACGACCAAAAAACAGAACCGGAATACCCTCCCCTGCTGCTGTACAGTGCAGTTTTAAAGactga
- the LOC125316481 gene encoding G-type lectin S-receptor-like serine/threonine-protein kinase At1g11410, translating into MAYEGKTGLDWFLTSWKSLDNPTPGNCSYRIDPTCYPQLFLYKDGVPYWRAGSWIGDQLSGIPETNNHYIFNRSFVNDPDEISIMYGIVNASIITRMALNASRSLQRSTWHDRDQQWIDYWYAPKDQCDYYGKCGPNSNCNPYNMTQFECTCLPGFEPKSPGDWYLRDGSAGCTRRGGVSVCRSGEGFVTVALVKVPDTSKARANLSLSLKECEEECLRDCSCTAYASANESLGGFGCLIWHGDLVDTRTFAGTGQDLYVRVDAVELARYRKAKSLSRKATVAIVPVSILTALLLAGSFLYRLVIKKRKVRDCRSHNPLMSDIMNPTHLDGSRSVKDPDDGPRGNGDVPLFDLSTIASATNNFSILSKLGQGGFGSVYKGVMDNGTEIAVKRLSKHSGQGVEEFKNEVRLIAKLQHRNLVRLLGCCVEEDEKMLIYEYMPNKSLDAFLFGTSSALPLARILRFRTSTHDDKPWFADILILVQTQRKDRGWIGGNSSMSHPGWLEDSCTCTKIQGSGSSTET; encoded by the exons ATGGCGTATGAAG GCAAAACCGGTTTGGACTGGTTCCTAACATCATGGAAGTCCCTGGACAATCCGACACCAGGCAATTGCTCCTATAGGATTGACCCAACGTGCTACCCTCAATTATTTTTGTACAAGGATGGGGTTCCATACTGGCGTGCCGGATCATGGATTGGAGATCAGTTGAGCGGCATACCTGAAACAAATAACCATTACATCTTCAACAGAAGCTTTGTAAATGACCCAGACGAAATTTCTATAATGTATGGCATCGTTAACGCATCAATCATCACAAGAATGGCGCTCAACGCGTCAAGGTCACTCCAACGATCCACATGGCATGACCGAGATCAGCAGTGGATAGATTACTGGTATGCTCCGAAGGACCAGTGTGATTATTACGGCAAGTGTGGGCCCAACAGCAACTGCAATCCGTATAACATGACACAATTCGAGTGCACATGCCTGCCAGGGTTTGAGCCCAAGTCCCCCGGCGATTGGTACCTAAGAGATGGATCGGCAGGGTGCACAAGGAGGGGTGGGGTGTCAGTGTGTCGAAGCGGGGAAGGATTTGTGACGGTGGCACTCGTGAAGGTGCCAGACACTTCGAAAGCACGTGCtaacttgagcttgagcttgaagGAGTGTGAGGAGGAATGCCTGAGGGATTGCTCCTGCACAGCTTACGCTAGTGCCAATGAGAGCCTGGGAGGTTTTGGGTGCCTCATATGGCATGGTGATTTAGTCGATACAAGAACATTTGCCGGCACAGGTCAAGATTTATATGTACGGGTCGATGCGGTTGAGTTAG CTCGTTATAGGAAAGCAAAATCCCTCAGCCGAAAGGCAACAGTTGCGATAGTTCCGGTTTCAATTTTGACAGCTCTACTGCTCGCCGGTTCTTTCTTGTACCGCTTGGTGATCAAGAAGAGAAAGGTGCG AGATTGCAGAAGCCATAATCCACTAATGAGTGATATCATGAATCCAACACATTTGGACGGCTCTCGGAGTGTAAAAGACCCCGACGACGGACCCAGAGGAAACGGAGATGTGCCACTCTTTGATCTGAGCACCATAGCTTCAGCAACAaacaatttctccatcctcaGTAAGCTCGGTCAAGGCGGTTTTGGATCAGTATACAAG GGCGTTATGGACAATGGAACGGAAATAGCGGTCAAAAGACTATCGAAACATTCAGGACAAGGAGTTGAGGAATTTAAGAACGAAGTCCGGTTGATTGCGAAGCTTCAACACCGGAACCTGGTGAGACTACTTGGCTGCTGTGTCGAAGAAGACGAGAAAATGCTAATTTACGAGTACATGCCGAACAAAAGCTTGGATGCCTTCCTTTTCGGTACATCCTCTGCTCTCCCACTAGCTAGAATACTCCGATTTCGTACATCAACCCATGACGACAAACCATGGTTTGCTGATATCTTGATCTTGGTCCAGACACAACGAAAAGATCGAGGCTGGATTGGAGGAAACAGTTCGATGTCGCATCCGGGGTGGCTCGAGGACTCTTGTACTTGCACCAAGATTCAAGGCTCAGGATCATCCACCGAGACTTAA